A window of Metabacillus sp. B2-18 contains these coding sequences:
- a CDS encoding CBO0543 family protein has protein sequence MFAYFFVDWKNWRKYYSTIQFFIICNLLYNFIFYNHTLWRYHAVTVDWLNHTLIDITFSFFIVPVVIIIYLRYYPKGKKQYLYIGIWIAYFTIIEFLFYKKGLFIYENNWNLFWSGVFNLILFTMVRMHYKRPLTALIVSIPIIAILLILFHPSLNDLK, from the coding sequence ATATTTGCTTATTTCTTTGTTGATTGGAAGAACTGGAGAAAGTATTATTCAACAATTCAATTCTTTATTATTTGTAATTTGTTATATAATTTCATTTTTTATAACCATACCCTATGGAGATACCATGCCGTAACTGTTGACTGGTTAAATCACACTCTTATCGATATTACTTTTTCTTTTTTTATCGTACCAGTCGTTATTATTATTTACTTAAGATATTACCCTAAAGGAAAAAAGCAATACTTATATATAGGGATATGGATCGCTTACTTTACAATCATAGAATTTCTTTTCTATAAAAAAGGACTTTTTATTTACGAAAATAATTGGAACCTTTTCTGGTCCGGTGTTTTTAATTTAATACTTTTTACGATGGTCAGAATGCATTATAAACGCCCTCTTACAGCTTTAATCGTATCAATACCTATAATTGCAATCCTATTAATTTTATTCCATCCTTCTCTAAATGATTTGAAATAA
- a CDS encoding CBO0543 family protein — MKQRFEKNTLRFLMVLGLIMFVNLIRKPPTKDWMLIFLFKGYISSILDKLAVTKNKIVYPVNLFKWFDISFIFDYLLFPVVCVYYNQITKSSNLFWTIAKTFYFSIPMTLIEHFFEKRTSLIKFKNGWNIYWSLITLSLTFLISRTYIALVRKADNTPVPKNS; from the coding sequence ATGAAACAGCGGTTTGAAAAAAACACTCTGAGGTTTTTAATGGTCTTGGGTTTGATTATGTTCGTAAATTTAATAAGAAAGCCTCCTACTAAGGATTGGATGTTAATTTTTCTGTTCAAAGGCTATATCTCTTCTATCCTCGATAAGTTAGCGGTGACTAAAAATAAAATAGTGTATCCAGTAAACTTATTTAAATGGTTTGATATTAGCTTTATTTTTGACTATTTACTTTTTCCTGTTGTATGTGTTTACTATAACCAAATTACAAAGTCGTCGAATCTTTTTTGGACAATCGCTAAAACCTTCTATTTCAGTATTCCAATGACATTAATAGAGCACTTTTTTGAAAAGCGTACAAGTCTTATTAAATTTAAAAATGGTTGGAATATTTATTGGAGTTTAATAACACTTTCTTTGACTTTTCTCATATCTCGTACTTATATTGCGTTAGTTAGAAAAGCTGATAATACTCCTGTTCCAAAGAACAGCTAA
- a CDS encoding GNAT family N-acetyltransferase — protein sequence MNKEFPIIETERLILREVTIDDASDMFKYLSDKDVVKHMGLAPFQTVKAVWDEINWYKSIVKDGTGIRWGITLKDVGKIIGSCGFLNMVTKHHRAEVGFELSKDYWGTGIASEALEAVVKFGYHHYQLERIEALIEPANLSSQKLVEKQGFTREGLLRHYEYTCGKFDDLFMYSLLKGDIDLN from the coding sequence ATGAATAAAGAATTTCCGATAATTGAAACTGAAAGATTAATTTTAAGAGAGGTAACAATCGATGATGCAAGTGATATGTTTAAATATTTATCTGATAAAGATGTTGTGAAGCATATGGGGTTAGCGCCTTTCCAAACAGTTAAAGCTGTTTGGGATGAGATTAATTGGTATAAATCTATTGTTAAAGATGGCACTGGCATTAGATGGGGAATTACACTAAAAGATGTTGGGAAAATTATTGGAAGTTGTGGCTTTCTTAATATGGTTACCAAACATCATCGAGCTGAAGTTGGATTTGAATTAAGTAAAGATTACTGGGGGACAGGAATAGCTAGTGAAGCATTAGAAGCAGTTGTTAAATTCGGATACCATCACTATCAATTAGAAAGAATTGAAGCTTTAATTGAACCAGCAAATCTCTCGTCACAAAAATTAGTAGAAAAGCAAGGATTTACAAGAGAGGGTTTGCTAAGGCATTATGAATATACTTGTGGTAAATTTGATGATTTATTTATGTACTCACTCTTAAAAGGAGACATCGATCTTAATTAA